A genomic window from Phoenix dactylifera cultivar Barhee BC4 chromosome 7, palm_55x_up_171113_PBpolish2nd_filt_p, whole genome shotgun sequence includes:
- the LOC103710001 gene encoding E2F transcription factor-like E2FE, with the protein MTSLPPPYLESGCRHHTYSRKQKSLGLLCSKFVSLYDRVDAESVSLDDAAKRLGVERRRIYDIVNVLESVGVLARKAKNRYSWIGFSGIPKALFELKEEAVKEMSRTDSPCAKVLEDEEDDKLSDQTGDFGDYKLNPAAVDAASSLCSAACRARSVTDNRREKSLGLLTQNFVKLFLTTDADTVSLDEAARLLLGDGRNSSQMRSNNAAKVRRLYDIANVLCSMNLLEKTQQLDTRKPAFRWLGTKGKPKADNDVTVTMPPSTKQWNKRAFGTDITNADYKRSKLNPPVDKKLSKACLRIDDLKECNLTAQKQLQNSQGGYVFGPFQPDGASKGSGDVEEKGGNKVQDWESLASSFRPQYHNQALSELFGHYMEAWKLWYVEVAQGSRNLQQPCKSVINQLL; encoded by the exons ATGACTTCCCTTCCTCCACCCTACTTGGAATCAGGATGCAGGCATCACACCTACAGCAGGAAGCAGAAATCTTTGGGCCTCTTGTGCTCCAA ATTCGTGAGCTTGTATGATCGGGTTGATGCGGAGTCGGTGAGTCTGGATGATGCCGCGAAGCGGCTGGGTGTCGAGAGGCGGCGGATCTATGATATAGTCAATGTCTTGGAGAGTGTGGGG GTTCTTGCGAGGAAGGCCAAGAATCGTTATTCTTGGATAGGGTTTTCCGGGATCCCGAAGGCCCTGTTTGAACTCAAG GAGGAGGCCGTAAAGGAAATGTCTCGCACTGATAGCCCGTGCGCGAAA GTTTTggaggatgaggaggatgataaaTTATCAGATCAAACTGGAGATTTTGGTGACTACAAACTAAACCCAGCTGCCGTGGATGCTGCTTCATCTTTGTGTAGTGCTGCTTGCAGGGCCAGATCTG TTACTGACAATAGAAGGGAGAAATCTCTGGGTCTTCTCACTCAGAATTTTGTTAAACTCTTCCTTACCACCGAT GCAGACACGGTCTCGCTTGATGAGGCTGCAAGGCTGCTGCTTGGCGACGGCCGCAACTCATCTCAAATGAGAA GTAACAATGCAGCTAAAGTCCGGCGTCTGTATGACATTGCAAATGTGCTTTGTTCCATGAATCTCCTTGAGAAG ACGCAGCAATTGGATACGAGGAAGCCAGCATTCCGATGGTTAGGAACCAAGGGGAAACCAAAGGCAGATAATGATGTTACAGTAACTATGCCCCCAAGTACAAAGCAATGGAACAAGAGAGCTTTTGGGACTGACATTACCAATGCGGATTATAAGAGGAGCAAGTTGAATCCCCCTGTTGATAAGAAACTCAGTAAAGCATGCTTGAGAATTGATGATTTGAAGGAATGCAATCTGACAGCACAGAAGCAATTACAGAACTCTCAGGGTGGCTATGTTTTTGGGCCTTTCCAGCCAGATGGAGCGTCGAAAGGAAGTGGTGATGTTGAGGAGAAAGGTGGAAACAAAGTTCAGGACTGGGAGAGCTTGGCCTCTTCCTTCAGACCACAGTATCACAACCAAG CACTGAGTGAACTTTTTGGACATTACATGGAGGCATGGAAGTTGTGGTACGTAGAAGTTGCTCAAGGTAGCAGGAACCTACAGCAGCCATGCAAGTCAGTCATTAACCAACTTCTGTAA
- the LOC103710000 gene encoding pyruvate dehydrogenase E1 component subunit alpha, mitochondrial-like: MAVSRLASSTSTVSKLLLRPLSAPPFSRSFSEAAAGDDQTVLTIETSVPFTGHKIDPPSRSVEATPKELFSFFRDMAVMRRMEIAADSLYKAKLIRGFCHLYDGQEAVAVGMEAAITKRDCIITAYRDHCIFLGRGGKLVEAFSELMGRRTGCSKGKGGSMHFYKKEAGFYGGHGIVGAQVPLGCGLAFAQKYSKDETVTFALYGDGAANQGQLFEALNISALWDLPVILVCENNHYGMGTAEWRASKSPAYYKRGDYVPGLKVDGMDVLAVKQACKFAKEHALKNGPIILEMDTYRYHGHSMSDPGSTYRTRDEISGIRQERDPIERVRKLILTHEIASASELKDIEKEIRKKVDEAIAQAKESPMPDPSEIFSDVYVKGYGTEVFGADRKEVKAVLP; the protein is encoded by the exons ATGGCCGTCAGTCGCCtcgcctcctccacctccaccgTCTCCAAGCTCCTCCTCCGCCCCCTCTCCGCCCCGCCCTTCTCCCGATCCTTCTCCGAGGCCGCCGCCGGAGACGACCAAACCGTCCTCACCATCGAGACGAGCGTGCCCTTCACCGGCCACAAGATTGATCCCCCCTCCCGCTCCGTCGAGGCCACCCCGAAGGagctcttttccttcttccggGACATGGCCGTGATGCGCCGCATGGAGATCGCTGCCGACTCCCTCTACAAGGCCAAGCTCATCCGTGGCTTCTGCCACCTCTACGACGGTCAGGAGGCCGTCGCCGTTGGCATGGAAGCCGCCATCACCAAGCGCGACTGCATCATCACCGCCTACCGCGACCACTGCATCTTCCTCGGCCGCGGCGGCAAGCTCGTCGAAGCCTTCTCGGAGCTCATGGGACGCCGCACCGGCTGCTCCAAGGGCAAGGGTGGCTCCATGCACTTCTACAAGAAGGAGGCCGGATTCTACGGCGGCCACGGCATCGTCGGAGCCCAGGTCCCCCTTGGCTGCGGCCTGGCCTTTGCCCAGAAATACTCCAAGGACGAGACCGTGACCTTTGCTCTGTATGGTGATGGGGCCGCCAACCAGGGGCAGCTCTTCGAGGCCCTCAACATCTCGGCGCTCTGGGATTTGCCGGTTATCCTGGTCTGCGAGAACAACCACT ATGGTATGGGGACTGCCGAATGGAGGGCTTCGAAGAGTCCCGCATACTACAAGCGTGGTGACTATGTTCCTGGTCTGAAG GTTGATGGAATGGATGTTCTTGCTGTGAAGCAAGCATGCAAATTTGCTAAGGAACATGCTCTGAAGAATGGACCCATT ATTCTTGAAATGGACACCTACAGGTACCATGGGCATTCGATGTCTGATCCTGGGAGCACATACCGTACTCGTGATGAGATCTCTGGCATAAGACAG GAGCGTGATCCGATTGAAAGagtcagaaagttgattttaacCCACGAGATAGCATCTGCCTCTGAACTCAAg GATATCGAGAAAGAAATCAGAAAAAAAGTAGATGAAGCCATTGCACAAGCCAAG GAAAGCCCTATGCCCGATCCATCTGAGATCTTTTCAGATGTATATGTAAAGGGTTATGGCACGGAG